A region of the Aphelocoma coerulescens isolate FSJ_1873_10779 chromosome 1, UR_Acoe_1.0, whole genome shotgun sequence genome:
GTAAGAGGGGGCACAGATGCCTGGGACGACCCACCCCTGAGGGAAAGGAAGCACCTAAGCACTTCACAGACATGGTGCAGCCTGGGAGGTGGGGGGATGCACCACCACAGTCCACCCCATAACTGAAGTCAATTTCTCTGGGCCCCTACAGTGCTATAAAGGTGCTCTGGTGGCTTTTCCTGCTTTACACTGCTATAGGCAGTGTGCAGGTGTTCTGCAGATATCTGTCCACTCCAAATTACAGCCATTGGAGTTGCCTTTGGAAAACTCCgcatgtatttttcttctctgattcCAGCTATCTAGTTGAAGATTGGAAATTACCCATTTGTTAAATGTGGCCCTGATAGTACTTGAACAATAATAACCTTGCAGTGATTGCTTAGTATTTTAGTAGCATCTGATCCATTTTGCCCTTCTCTTTTCTAAAGTATTCCCAAAGTAATGCTATAAAACTCTTGAAAAAGATTACTGCTCACCATTGTTTAACAAGCTGTTTTGAAAAGCTGTAGTTTGCTTGAAGTGAGATAAGATGTACAGGTCACCGTATCACATAAAGGAGGGcttaaaaggaaaagcaaatataTTGACTCAATAGTGAGGCTGCAGAAGCACTCACTGTAAATAAAAGAGAACAAATATCTTTGATACTGGACTGCTTTGTTGTCCTGGAGGATATTGCCAGGCCACTGAGCAGCAGTAGCCTGCCTCTTCAGGGTTCAGAAGCCAGAAATTTATACAATTATACAAAAAAACTGGTATCTTAAAAGTATCTTTTACACAGCACAAGGAATTGTGTACTGGAGCTATGCTTATAAGCAGTTGTGGGGTGCACAAAACTAATGCTCATCTTATTTTAGGCTCGTTTTGTGAACAGTACCTGGATCTTTGGGAAGGGGATGTGCCATGTCAGTAGATTTGCACAGTACTGCTCCCTCCACGTCTCTGCCTTGACCCTTACAGCCATTGCTGTGGACAGGCACCAGGTGAGACCTCTTTGAAGCAGAGGGATGGAAAGCTTGGGAGAGCATAAGTAAACTGAGAAAGGATGATCCCATGCCCTTTCCCCCTCAGTTCCCAGAGTATCATAAGATGCACGAGGAGCTGACAGGGTAGGGGGGCAGTTCCTGCTGTCAGAATAGTTTCGAGCCCACAGCAAGGTAGGAGGTATCCATCACCTTGCTATCTCTTCCAGCTGGGTAAAGGGATCTTTTATGCAGTAGATAATTCAGTAGCTCTCAAACAAGGAGAAAGTTCAAGATCTTGATAGGAATTTATGTGGACAGTTCTCCTTTGGGGTGGCTTGGCCAGCACTAGGGTTGTAAGGGACATCCTAGTTAGCTTTCTCAGCTCTATCTCTTGATGTTCTGGGATGTCCCACCTCCTGTTACCCTGAATACTGGAGATCTGACTATAGTACACTGGTGCTTGTCACAGAGCTGTGGCTTGCTGTTGATAATGGGCTCAAAACTGGGGACAGTTGGGTATTATCAGTTTGGAGTCATCCAACAACCACACAAAACCATTTACATCTGGCATTTTCTGCTAGAAAGATTGTTTCCAGAAAATGCACTGGCTATCACAAGCATTCCCATGGAGGTCTGGTTAAATCACAAACCCTTTAGTTCTTTGGGTCACTGATACTGAAGAGTTTGaaacttttttctcctcttttttttctttttttcttttttttcaattaaggAAATTGAACCTGGTAATGAACATGTATTAACACCTCCTGGTGTTTTTCCCACCTAGATGCAAATACTGAAATTTGGGGGTAGGACTAAGGTCTGACTTGAACCATATTTCATGGTGTTAAAATTCAGGTTTTCATATACAGCTTACAGTCCTTGGGAGCTGGGTGAAGACTGTACTGCTTGCATGCTAAATTACCATATTGAATAATAAATTTAAGGCTGGAAGATTGTatgaaaaaaagtgtatttttttccagaaatgtaATAAGCCTagattttggtttattttgtgcAGGTTATAATGCACCCTCTGAAACCTCGCATATCTGCTGGAAAAGGTGTTATCTACATCTCTCTAATCTGGATCATGGCAACTTGTTTTTCCCTACCACATGCTATCTACCAAAAGCTCTTTACCTTTGAATACAGGTAAGGATGTGCTTTGCTTTCCTCCAGTCTCCCTTGAGGCCAAACTCTGAGCAGTCATACTTTGGTATATTCCACTGAAAGCCTTTAGCAATGTCTGATATCctgtcctttttatttttaaatattttatctttattCTGCCCCTCTAATCACACAAAATAGGCTAAGAAGTTAGAGGATCTGGCCTGGACCCTTTACCTCTGCACACTGGCATTTTATGCCATATATTAATCTGACCTCTTTGGGCAAACCAGAAATGAGAAacgaaacaaacaaaccaaccaaccaaccaaccaaaaactcACTAAAACCCAACAGGTTTTAATCTACTCTTTAGCCCTCGGAAAGTAGATAAATCTGCCTCAGCTGTCAAGAGCCTTAATATTTGGAAAGTGCTTCAATGAGGGAAAGGTCCTTAATATGTGCAGAGACTGTGTACCTGTTTGccaaaggacagaaaataaaaacctgcGTATGTGCAGCTGGAAATTTTGTAATTGATGAAATTCATAAAATTGTGATAAGGTCATGAATGCCCATAAGAAATTATCACCACATTGCTCACTGGCTGCTCCATGGCTCAGATCCTTGAAGAGCAGAGCTCTGTTCAGCTGTAACATTTGTCACAGATAAACACAGTGCTTGTTTTCAGGCCACGTGGCAGAAGCCCTCTCCCACCTGCCTCCTTGTTTCTGATGTACTTATCGTGCCATCTCTGGCCATATGTGTTCTCATCCTGTGCCATCTCTCCATTTGCAGTGAGGATGTTACCCGGTGCCTGTGTCTGCCAGATTTCCCTGAACCTGCCGACCTCTTTTGGAAGTACCTTGATTTAACAACCTTCATTTTGCTCTATGTGCTGCCCCTTCTGATCATCTCTGCTGCCTACGTGACAGTGGCAAAGAAACTCTGGCTGCGCAATGTCATCGGGGACGTCACCACTGAGCAGTACTTTGTCCTTCGCAAAAAGAATAAGAAGACCATCAAGATGCTGATGCTCGTTGTCATCCTCTTCGCAGTTTGCTGGTTCCCCTTGAATTGCTatgtcctcctcctctccagccaGACCATCCACACCAACAATGCCCTGTACTTCGCCTTCCACTGGTTTGCAATGAGCAGCACCTGCTACAACCCCTTCATCTACTGCTGGCTCAATGACAGCTTCCGATCggagctgaaggctttgctCAATATGTGCAGAAAAGCCCCCAGGCCCATGGAACAGAGGCTTCCCTCCACTGTCCCATCCTACCGACTGGCTTGGCCAGAAAATGGCAACCTCAAGAGGTTACAGGCCTCCCATGTCCTTCCACCATCCTCCAACATCCAGTCAGGAAAGACAGACATCTCTGCAGTTGAGCCAGTAGTAGCTGTGAGCTAAACGGTGACCTTGGGAAATCTTACAGGACTGCACATAGACTTAGCAAGAGCTAAAATGGTGGGAAGATGTGGAGTCCTGGCCACACAACAGGTGATAAAACCAAGAAAGGAGGTTCTGCAGGGGGCAGTATGAAAGAGTTGCATGTCTAATACAGGCTGATGACAATGGTGTGGAGCCCCTAGAGGGGACAAAGTAAACTCTTCCCAGGAAGGAACTTTTGCCTTTGTCAAGGTGACTTTGGACTGGCTTGCAGGATGGGATTCTCTGCATGTGTGTTGCTGTTACCTGCATGACTGAGCCTTGTTAGTTACTAGGATTGTGGGTGTGTTTTGATGGTACTTAAACAACAGTCTCATCACATCAGGCCTCCCTTCACCTCTTCTGACTCTCCTTGTAGCAACATGGAAATGGTTGAGAGGTAGACTTTTAGGTTGCTATCTAATATCCAGTGCAACTGGGTAGGAAAGCATCCTTTCTGAACTGGGATCTGAAAAGTCAAGACCTGTTCAGAATGAATGAACAGATGTATTCCACAAagccttttgggtttttttttggtggaaatACCCTTAGAGAAGTGGAGGATATGATAGACACTGATAAATAGGAGTCTCTTACATCACAGGCACTTTTTCTAAGAAAGATCTGAAGAAAAGCGGATGCCTATTCTTCAAGtagaaaaatagtttttcttcAAATAGATAACTAACCccaaaaaatatacaaaaagtTGGACATGCCATTCACAGCTGGAGTATGGATAATTAAGTGCTACTGTGGATTTGGACTAGAACCTTTTATCAGAGTATCTTTGCATCATTGTCAAGTTGCAGCTAAAAGATCCCACAGTTTGACTTTTAACTTGCCTTTGAATGTTGCTCTCTTACCCTGTAAAGCATCTGCATACTTGTCACTTCAGACATCTGGGACATTTCATCCCAACTAAGAAGTTAGCTCTCTGGAATCAGTTCATAAATgaactgctttgagaaaagaGATAATCTCTCTGATGGAAAGTAATAAAAGCAGAACATTTGTCTGCAAGTTATCCTCTGATGACTGCACAATTTTGGTGCATTTAAGCTGAGATGCGTCCTATTTGGAGTGGCTAAGAAAATTCACAACTGCAAGTGTCTGAAGTAGATTTCAGAACTTAAAGTTCTTAGCAGAAGAAAATACGGGttcaaataacaaaaaaaatgttgttCCAAAACCTCTACTTTATATTGCACAGAGGAGCAGTATTTCCTTGTGCTGTGGAAATTAGCTTGACCATCACATCAGCGTGCCCCATTCCACATTTAACTTGCAGCATTCAGCAGTGAAGTGAGAAAAATTTTcttataaatggaaaaaaaaaagtgaaactgTTTTTCTCAGTGTCCTGTAATAAACTTACagttctgaaataattttaagcCTCGTGCAGGGTTTTCACACCTCAGCAT
Encoded here:
- the GPR83 gene encoding G-protein coupled receptor 83 isoform X1; amino-acid sequence: MLSCFVWLSLPDLVIAFVTPGKLPLNGSLEKTFVIPNVSGFFSWDNDSLADWQSFVNRSRYGAESQSTTVKALLIAAYSFIIVFSLFGNVLVCHVVIKTKRVHSATSLFIVNLAVADIMITLLNTPFTLARFVNSTWIFGKGMCHVSRFAQYCSLHVSALTLTAIAVDRHQVIMHPLKPRISAGKGVIYISLIWIMATCFSLPHAIYQKLFTFEYSEDVTRCLCLPDFPEPADLFWKYLDLTTFILLYVLPLLIISAAYVTVAKKLWLRNVIGDVTTEQYFVLRKKNKKTIKMLMLVVILFAVCWFPLNCYVLLLSSQTIHTNNALYFAFHWFAMSSTCYNPFIYCWLNDSFRSELKALLNMCRKAPRPMEQRLPSTVPSYRLAWPENGNLKRLQASHVLPPSSNIQSGKTDISAVEPVVAVS
- the GPR83 gene encoding G-protein coupled receptor 83 isoform X2, whose amino-acid sequence is MLSCFVWLSLPDLVIAFVTPGKLPLNGSLEKTFVIPNVSGFFSWDNDSLADWQSFVNRSRYGAESQSTTVKALLIAAYSFIIVFSLFGNVLVCHVVIKTKRVHSATSLFIVNLAVADIMITLLNTPFTLVIMHPLKPRISAGKGVIYISLIWIMATCFSLPHAIYQKLFTFEYSEDVTRCLCLPDFPEPADLFWKYLDLTTFILLYVLPLLIISAAYVTVAKKLWLRNVIGDVTTEQYFVLRKKNKKTIKMLMLVVILFAVCWFPLNCYVLLLSSQTIHTNNALYFAFHWFAMSSTCYNPFIYCWLNDSFRSELKALLNMCRKAPRPMEQRLPSTVPSYRLAWPENGNLKRLQASHVLPPSSNIQSGKTDISAVEPVVAVS